In a genomic window of Oncorhynchus kisutch isolate 150728-3 linkage group LG9, Okis_V2, whole genome shotgun sequence:
- the LOC109896707 gene encoding neuroepithelial cell-transforming gene 1 protein isoform X2, which translates to MEETNEAQVQSSIPEKQNDRPTRKANKKRKFSVDDETSGESNNNTKSRPGLRRGSSFTFLTPGPQWDFSRKRKIREKDDSDAVSLCSFDFKEPSNKRVRPLSRVSSLANLISPVRNGAVRRFGQTIQSMSFRGDGSGGKTPGVPQKPCSKAAAPTPPKRRNSTLWSETLDVHQKGTFSTKEIKRQEAIFELTRGEQDLIEDLQLARKAYHDPMLKLSIMSEEELSHIFGDLDAYIPLHEDLLAQLATATGPDGTVGQIGQIVVSWLPGLNAYRDYCSNQVAAKALLDQKKQDRRVQDFLQRCLESPFSRKLDLWSFLDIPRSRLFKYPLLLKEILKHTAPEHPDTPHLELAITIIQDVLSDINMKKGESESQYYIDKLEYLDDRQRDPRIDQCKSLLCHGELRNKSGTKLHVFLFTELLVMTRPVTRNEHHCFQVYRQPIPVQDLVLEDLQDGDVKMGGSFRGAFSNSDKAKNIFRVRFHDPSQGQSHTLQVNDVFHKQQWLNCLRSAISVHHPADVTTSASSPAADAHSKRRSSKISSIIHTEEADENCPLTPVGATSASSSLCGDETPSPTSSSPSSRSSSSSSSPLSSPSPKHKTKKDKRSLSALGKRKETMV; encoded by the exons GCCTGGACTGAGAAGAGGGAGCTCCTTCACCTTCCTCACCCCTGGACCTCAATGGGACTTCAGTCGG AAGCGGAAGATCAGAGAGAAGGATGACTCTGATGCAGTCAGCCTGTGCAGCTTTGACTTCAAG gaacCCAGCAACAAGCGTGTCCGTCCTCTCAGCAGGGTGAGCTCGCTGGCTAACCTCATCTCCCCCGTGAGGAATGGGGCCGTCCGGCGCTTCGGCCAGACCATCCAGTCCATGTCCTTCCGGGGCGATGGCAGTGGTGGCAAGACGCCGGGCGTGCCCCAGAAGCCATGCAGTAAGGCGGCGGCGCCCACGCCGCCCAAGAGACGCAACAGCACGCTGTGGTCAGAGACCTTAGACGTCCACCAGAAGGGCACCTTCTCCACCAAGGAGATCAAGAGACAGGAG GCCATATTTGAGTTGACTCGCGGAGAACAGGACCTGATTGAGGACCTCCAGCTCGCACGCAAG gcgtACCACGACCCCATGCTGAAGCTGAGTATCATGTCGGAGGAGGAGCTGAGCCATATCTTCGGGGACCTGGATGCCTACATCCCCCTCCACGAGGACCTGCTGGCCCAGCTGGCCACAGCCACCGGCCCCGACGGCACCGTGGGACAGATAGGACAAATTGTCGTCAGCTGG ttgcCAGGGCTGAATGCATACCGAGACTACTGCAGTAACCAGGTGGCGGCCAAGGCCCTGTTGGACCAGAAGAAACAGGACCGGAGGGTGCAGGACTTCCTGCAGCGCTGCCTGGAGTCTCCCTTCAGCAGGAAGCTGGACCTGTGGAGCTTCCTTGACATCCCCCGCTCCCGCCTGTTCAAATACCCCCTCCTGCTCAAAGAGATCCTCAAACACACGGCGCCCGAGCACCCTGACACGCCCCACCTGGAGCTAGCG ATCACCATCATCCAGGATGTGTTGTCTGACATCAACATGAAGAAGGGTGAGTCAGAGAGCCAGTACTACATAGACAAGCTGGAGTATCTGGACGACAGGCAAAGAGACCCGCGCATCGACCAGTGCAAGAGTCTGTTGTGTCACGGCGAGCTACGCAACAAGAGCGGAACA aagCTGCATGTGTTCCTGTTCACAGAGCTGTTGGTGATGACCCGGCCTGTGACGCGGAACGAGCACCACTGTTTCCAGGTGTACCGGCAGCCAATCCCGGTGCAGGACCTGGTGCTGGAGGACCTGCAGGATGGAGACGTCAAAATGGGTGGCTCCTTCAGAGGAGCATTCAGTAACTCAGACAAAG CCAAGAACATCTTCCGTGTGCGTTTCCATGACCCGTCTCAGGGCCAGTCCCACACGCTGCAGGTCAACGACGTCTTCCACAAGCAGCAGTGGCTCAACTGCCTGCGCAGCGCCATCTCCGTCCACCACCCCGCCGACGTCACCACGTCCGCTTCCTCCCCGGCAGCCGACGCCCACTCTAAGCGGCGCTCCTCCAAAATCTCCTCCATCATCCACACGGAGGAGGCCGACGAGAACTGCCCTTTGACGCCCGTAGGTGCAACGTCCGCCTCCAGTTCGCTATGCGGGGACGAGACCCCCAGTCCCACCTCATCGTCTCCCTCCTCccgctcctcatcctcctcttcctcaccacTATCCTCCCCGTCGCCCAAACACAAAACCAAAAAGGACAAGCGCTCCCTCAGTGCTTTAGGGAAGAGGAAGGAGACCATGGTGTAA
- the LOC109896707 gene encoding neuroepithelial cell-transforming gene 1 protein isoform X1: protein MMRRPARAITIPNQAGRLRMQRRGHRYGYSRLWPGLRRGSSFTFLTPGPQWDFSRKRKIREKDDSDAVSLCSFDFKEPSNKRVRPLSRVSSLANLISPVRNGAVRRFGQTIQSMSFRGDGSGGKTPGVPQKPCSKAAAPTPPKRRNSTLWSETLDVHQKGTFSTKEIKRQEAIFELTRGEQDLIEDLQLARKAYHDPMLKLSIMSEEELSHIFGDLDAYIPLHEDLLAQLATATGPDGTVGQIGQIVVSWLPGLNAYRDYCSNQVAAKALLDQKKQDRRVQDFLQRCLESPFSRKLDLWSFLDIPRSRLFKYPLLLKEILKHTAPEHPDTPHLELAITIIQDVLSDINMKKGESESQYYIDKLEYLDDRQRDPRIDQCKSLLCHGELRNKSGTKLHVFLFTELLVMTRPVTRNEHHCFQVYRQPIPVQDLVLEDLQDGDVKMGGSFRGAFSNSDKAKNIFRVRFHDPSQGQSHTLQVNDVFHKQQWLNCLRSAISVHHPADVTTSASSPAADAHSKRRSSKISSIIHTEEADENCPLTPVGATSASSSLCGDETPSPTSSSPSSRSSSSSSSPLSSPSPKHKTKKDKRSLSALGKRKETMV from the exons CTGGCCGTCTGAGGATGCAGCGAAGGGGACATCGCTATGGCTACAGCAGGCTGTG GCCTGGACTGAGAAGAGGGAGCTCCTTCACCTTCCTCACCCCTGGACCTCAATGGGACTTCAGTCGG AAGCGGAAGATCAGAGAGAAGGATGACTCTGATGCAGTCAGCCTGTGCAGCTTTGACTTCAAG gaacCCAGCAACAAGCGTGTCCGTCCTCTCAGCAGGGTGAGCTCGCTGGCTAACCTCATCTCCCCCGTGAGGAATGGGGCCGTCCGGCGCTTCGGCCAGACCATCCAGTCCATGTCCTTCCGGGGCGATGGCAGTGGTGGCAAGACGCCGGGCGTGCCCCAGAAGCCATGCAGTAAGGCGGCGGCGCCCACGCCGCCCAAGAGACGCAACAGCACGCTGTGGTCAGAGACCTTAGACGTCCACCAGAAGGGCACCTTCTCCACCAAGGAGATCAAGAGACAGGAG GCCATATTTGAGTTGACTCGCGGAGAACAGGACCTGATTGAGGACCTCCAGCTCGCACGCAAG gcgtACCACGACCCCATGCTGAAGCTGAGTATCATGTCGGAGGAGGAGCTGAGCCATATCTTCGGGGACCTGGATGCCTACATCCCCCTCCACGAGGACCTGCTGGCCCAGCTGGCCACAGCCACCGGCCCCGACGGCACCGTGGGACAGATAGGACAAATTGTCGTCAGCTGG ttgcCAGGGCTGAATGCATACCGAGACTACTGCAGTAACCAGGTGGCGGCCAAGGCCCTGTTGGACCAGAAGAAACAGGACCGGAGGGTGCAGGACTTCCTGCAGCGCTGCCTGGAGTCTCCCTTCAGCAGGAAGCTGGACCTGTGGAGCTTCCTTGACATCCCCCGCTCCCGCCTGTTCAAATACCCCCTCCTGCTCAAAGAGATCCTCAAACACACGGCGCCCGAGCACCCTGACACGCCCCACCTGGAGCTAGCG ATCACCATCATCCAGGATGTGTTGTCTGACATCAACATGAAGAAGGGTGAGTCAGAGAGCCAGTACTACATAGACAAGCTGGAGTATCTGGACGACAGGCAAAGAGACCCGCGCATCGACCAGTGCAAGAGTCTGTTGTGTCACGGCGAGCTACGCAACAAGAGCGGAACA aagCTGCATGTGTTCCTGTTCACAGAGCTGTTGGTGATGACCCGGCCTGTGACGCGGAACGAGCACCACTGTTTCCAGGTGTACCGGCAGCCAATCCCGGTGCAGGACCTGGTGCTGGAGGACCTGCAGGATGGAGACGTCAAAATGGGTGGCTCCTTCAGAGGAGCATTCAGTAACTCAGACAAAG CCAAGAACATCTTCCGTGTGCGTTTCCATGACCCGTCTCAGGGCCAGTCCCACACGCTGCAGGTCAACGACGTCTTCCACAAGCAGCAGTGGCTCAACTGCCTGCGCAGCGCCATCTCCGTCCACCACCCCGCCGACGTCACCACGTCCGCTTCCTCCCCGGCAGCCGACGCCCACTCTAAGCGGCGCTCCTCCAAAATCTCCTCCATCATCCACACGGAGGAGGCCGACGAGAACTGCCCTTTGACGCCCGTAGGTGCAACGTCCGCCTCCAGTTCGCTATGCGGGGACGAGACCCCCAGTCCCACCTCATCGTCTCCCTCCTCccgctcctcatcctcctcttcctcaccacTATCCTCCCCGTCGCCCAAACACAAAACCAAAAAGGACAAGCGCTCCCTCAGTGCTTTAGGGAAGAGGAAGGAGACCATGGTGTAA
- the LOC109896707 gene encoding neuroepithelial cell-transforming gene 1 protein isoform X3 yields the protein MVAYDELGSLVPIKRTLQAIDCQNRANKDSEEPSNKRVRPLSRVSSLANLISPVRNGAVRRFGQTIQSMSFRGDGSGGKTPGVPQKPCSKAAAPTPPKRRNSTLWSETLDVHQKGTFSTKEIKRQEAIFELTRGEQDLIEDLQLARKAYHDPMLKLSIMSEEELSHIFGDLDAYIPLHEDLLAQLATATGPDGTVGQIGQIVVSWLPGLNAYRDYCSNQVAAKALLDQKKQDRRVQDFLQRCLESPFSRKLDLWSFLDIPRSRLFKYPLLLKEILKHTAPEHPDTPHLELAITIIQDVLSDINMKKGESESQYYIDKLEYLDDRQRDPRIDQCKSLLCHGELRNKSGTKLHVFLFTELLVMTRPVTRNEHHCFQVYRQPIPVQDLVLEDLQDGDVKMGGSFRGAFSNSDKAKNIFRVRFHDPSQGQSHTLQVNDVFHKQQWLNCLRSAISVHHPADVTTSASSPAADAHSKRRSSKISSIIHTEEADENCPLTPVGATSASSSLCGDETPSPTSSSPSSRSSSSSSSPLSSPSPKHKTKKDKRSLSALGKRKETMV from the exons ATGGTGGCTTACGATGAACTGGGTAGCTTGGTGCCTATCAAACGGACTCTACAAGCTATAGACTGTCAGAACCGAGCCAACAAAGACTCAGAG gaacCCAGCAACAAGCGTGTCCGTCCTCTCAGCAGGGTGAGCTCGCTGGCTAACCTCATCTCCCCCGTGAGGAATGGGGCCGTCCGGCGCTTCGGCCAGACCATCCAGTCCATGTCCTTCCGGGGCGATGGCAGTGGTGGCAAGACGCCGGGCGTGCCCCAGAAGCCATGCAGTAAGGCGGCGGCGCCCACGCCGCCCAAGAGACGCAACAGCACGCTGTGGTCAGAGACCTTAGACGTCCACCAGAAGGGCACCTTCTCCACCAAGGAGATCAAGAGACAGGAG GCCATATTTGAGTTGACTCGCGGAGAACAGGACCTGATTGAGGACCTCCAGCTCGCACGCAAG gcgtACCACGACCCCATGCTGAAGCTGAGTATCATGTCGGAGGAGGAGCTGAGCCATATCTTCGGGGACCTGGATGCCTACATCCCCCTCCACGAGGACCTGCTGGCCCAGCTGGCCACAGCCACCGGCCCCGACGGCACCGTGGGACAGATAGGACAAATTGTCGTCAGCTGG ttgcCAGGGCTGAATGCATACCGAGACTACTGCAGTAACCAGGTGGCGGCCAAGGCCCTGTTGGACCAGAAGAAACAGGACCGGAGGGTGCAGGACTTCCTGCAGCGCTGCCTGGAGTCTCCCTTCAGCAGGAAGCTGGACCTGTGGAGCTTCCTTGACATCCCCCGCTCCCGCCTGTTCAAATACCCCCTCCTGCTCAAAGAGATCCTCAAACACACGGCGCCCGAGCACCCTGACACGCCCCACCTGGAGCTAGCG ATCACCATCATCCAGGATGTGTTGTCTGACATCAACATGAAGAAGGGTGAGTCAGAGAGCCAGTACTACATAGACAAGCTGGAGTATCTGGACGACAGGCAAAGAGACCCGCGCATCGACCAGTGCAAGAGTCTGTTGTGTCACGGCGAGCTACGCAACAAGAGCGGAACA aagCTGCATGTGTTCCTGTTCACAGAGCTGTTGGTGATGACCCGGCCTGTGACGCGGAACGAGCACCACTGTTTCCAGGTGTACCGGCAGCCAATCCCGGTGCAGGACCTGGTGCTGGAGGACCTGCAGGATGGAGACGTCAAAATGGGTGGCTCCTTCAGAGGAGCATTCAGTAACTCAGACAAAG CCAAGAACATCTTCCGTGTGCGTTTCCATGACCCGTCTCAGGGCCAGTCCCACACGCTGCAGGTCAACGACGTCTTCCACAAGCAGCAGTGGCTCAACTGCCTGCGCAGCGCCATCTCCGTCCACCACCCCGCCGACGTCACCACGTCCGCTTCCTCCCCGGCAGCCGACGCCCACTCTAAGCGGCGCTCCTCCAAAATCTCCTCCATCATCCACACGGAGGAGGCCGACGAGAACTGCCCTTTGACGCCCGTAGGTGCAACGTCCGCCTCCAGTTCGCTATGCGGGGACGAGACCCCCAGTCCCACCTCATCGTCTCCCTCCTCccgctcctcatcctcctcttcctcaccacTATCCTCCCCGTCGCCCAAACACAAAACCAAAAAGGACAAGCGCTCCCTCAGTGCTTTAGGGAAGAGGAAGGAGACCATGGTGTAA